A single region of the Cucumis melo cultivar AY chromosome 3, USDA_Cmelo_AY_1.0, whole genome shotgun sequence genome encodes:
- the LOC103485522 gene encoding probable protein phosphatase 2C 24 produces MDFLHLKDASTTADDSNRSSSSSSSSGGRKRCRMHSVSRRCENEDHENRGQRNDDDDDDDDEDNVVVDDDVKYGVTSVCGRRREMEDMVSVHLYFTNQKNLPQIPIHFFGVFDGHGCSHVSMSCMNRMHEIVKEEIDEKELGETEEWKKIMRRSFRRMDEEVMEYANKIKQRDAAVAGSSSSSSQNNSCRCELQTPSRYDTVGSTALVLLLMPHKLIIANCGDSRAVLSRKTTGIFPLSSDHKPDRPDELSRIESGGGHVIYWEGARVLGVLAMSRAIGDSSLKPYVIPEPEVVIMDRRMEDEFIILATDGLWDVVTNETACDVVRACMQAQQPSVGSMGGGSDKTCSDASILLTKLAIAKHSSDNISIVVIDLGTHHQHHHC; encoded by the exons ATGGACTTTCTTCACCTCAAAGACGCCTCCACCACTGCCGATGATTCTAACCGTTCTTCTTCGTCGTCGTCGTCATCCGGTGGACGGAAACGCTGCCGTATGCATTCGGTTTCACGGCGGTGTGAAAATGAAGATCATGAAAACAGGGGACAGAggaatgatgatgatgatgatgatgatgatgaagataatgttgttgttgatgatgatgTTAAATATGGAGTTACTTCTGTttgtggaagaagaagagaaatggaGGATATGGTTTCTGTTCATCTTTACTTTACTAACCAAAAGAATCTACCCCAAATTCCCATTCACTTTTTTGGGGTCTTCGACGGCCATGGCTGCTCTCAT GTCTCGATGAGCTGTATGAACCGAATGCATGAAATAGTTAAAGAAGAGATTGATGAAAAGGAATTGGGAGAAACAGAGGAATGGAAGAAAATAATGAGGAGAAGCTTTAGGCGTATGGATGAGGAAGTGATGGAGTAcgcaaataaaattaaacagaGAGATGCCGCCGTTGCCggctcctcctcctcctcctcccaAAATAATAGTTGCCGATGCGAACTCCAAACTCCTAGTCGATATGACACCGTCGGATCAACTGCTCTGGTTTTGTTATTAATGCCTCATAAGCTCATCATCGCCAACTGCGGCGATTCCCGCGCCGTCCTTTCCCGGAAAACTACCGGAATCTTCCCTCTCTCCTCCGACCATAAG CCGGATCGACCAGATGAATTGTCGCGAATAGAATCTGGAGGTGGGCACGTGATCTATTGGGAAGGGGCGAGAGTGTTGGGAGTTTTAGCAATGTCAAGAGCCATAGGCGACAGTTCTTTAAAACCATACGTAATACCAGAGCCGGAGGTGGTGATAATGGATCGAAGAATGGAGGATGAGTTCATCATACTGGCCACTGACGGCTTGTGGGACGTCGTTACAAATGAAACTGCATGCGACGTTGTTCGAGCCTGCATGCAAGCACAACAACCCTCAGTAGGATCTATGGGCGGCGGCTCTGACAAAACATGTTCCGACGCCTCTATTTTACTCACAAAGTTGGCCATCGCCAAGCATAGTTCAGATAACATTAGCATTGTGGTTATAGATTTGGGAACACATCATCAACACCACCACTGCTAG
- the LOC103485523 gene encoding probable methyltransferase PMT11, producing MRSDSLSNGDSFRFPPFFKILSFLFVAVTFFYFGKHWSDGYQQLIFFSTTATTQPSSSSSSVSLSPNYNKHFDISNLIDRNDTQTIPDKTLNLDPNPSPFNPPPPPPDSVQRFGIVDENGTMSDQFEVGDFDPEYVDNWGNSTQVDNGDGGTRSFRIKKFGLCPQNMSEYIPCLDNADAIAKLESTERGEKFERHCPDVGGGFDCLIPPPKGYQTPIPWPRSRDEVWFSNVPHTRLVEDKGGQNWITRDKDKFRFPGGGTQFIHGADEYLDHISKMIPDIVFGRHTRVVLDIGCGVASFGAYLLSRNVITMSIAPKDVHENQIQFALERGVPAMVAAFATHRLLYPSQAFDLIHCSRCRINWTRDDGILLLEVNRMLRAGGYFAWAAQPVYKHEEVLEEQWEEMLNLTTRLCWEFVKKDGYIAIWRKPLNNSCYLNREAATKPPLCDQNDDPDRVWNVNLKTCISRLPEDGYGGNITDWPARLHTPPGRLQTIQYDAYISRNELFKAESKYWNEIIDSYVRAFHWKSFRLRNVMDMKAGFGGFAAALVDLKLDCWVLNVVPVSGSNTLPVIYDRGLIGVMHDWCEPFDTYPRTYDLLHAAGLFSVERKRCNMSTIMLEMDRILRPGGRVYIRDSVAVMDELQDIGKAMGWHVNVRDTSEGPHASYKIMMADKLLLKA from the exons ATGAGATCTGATTCCTTAAGCAATGGCGATTCCTTTCGATTTCCTCCCTTCTTCAAGATCCTCTCCTTTCTTTTCGTCGCTGTTACTTTCTTCTACTTTGGTAAGCATTGGTCTGATGGTTACCAGCAGCTTATCTTCTTCTCCACTACTGCCACCACtcaaccttcttcttcttcttcttccgttTCACTTTCACCTAACTACAACAAGCATTTCGATATCTCTAATCTCATTGATCGCAATGATACCCAAACGATTCCTGATAAGACATTGAATCTCGACCCAAATCCTTCGCCCTTCAATCCTCCACCTCCGCCGCCTGATTCCGTGCAGAGATTCGGAATTGTGGATGAGAATGGAACAATGTCGGATCAATTTGAGGTTGGGGATTTCGATCCTGAATATGTGGACAACTGGGGGAATTCCACTCAGGTTGATAATGGCGACGGCGGTACTCGGAGTTTCCGGATTAAGAAGTTTGGCCTCTGCCCTCAGAATATGAGTGAGTATATACCTTGTTTAGATAATGCGGACGCAATTGCAAAGCTTGAGTCAACGGAAAGAGGGGAAAAGTTTGAGAGGCATTGCCCTGACGTCGGTGGAGGTTTCGATTGCTTGATTCCACCGCCGAAGGGGTATCAAACCCCAATCCCTTGGCCAAGAAGCAGAGACGAG GTCTGGTTTAGCAATGTTCCTCATACTCGTCTAGTTGAGGATAAAGGGGGTCAAAACTGGATTACCAGAGACAAAGATAAGTTTAGGTTTCCTGGAGGTGGTACGCAGTTTATACATGGTGCGGATGAATATTTGGATCATATTTCAAAG ATGATCCCTGACATTGTGTTTGGTCGTCATACTCGCGTTGTCTTGGATATTGGGTGTGGTGTTGCAAGTTTTGGCGCCTATTTGCTGTCACGGAATGTCATTACCATGTCAATTGCTCCAAAGGATGTTCATGAGAATCAGATTCAGTTTGCTCTCGAACGCGGTGTGCCTGCAATGGTTGCTGCATTTGCAACTCATCGCTTATTGTATCCCAGTCAAGCTTTCGACTTAATACATTGTTCGCGATGCAGAATCAACTGGACTCGTGATG ATGGCATTTTGCTGCTTGAGGTTAACCGAATGCTCAGGGCCGGTGGATACTTCGCGTGGGCAGCACAACCAGTTTATAAGCATGAAGAAGTTTTGGAGGAACAGTGGGAAG AGATGCTCAATTTGACCACCCGACTATGTTGGGAGTTCGTGAAAAAGGATGGATATATAGCAATTTGGCGGAAGCCATTAAATAATAGTTGTTATCTAAATCGTGAGGCTGCAACTAAACCACCACTTTGTGACCAAAATGACGACCCAGACAGAGTATG GAATGTAAATCTGAAGACATGTATCTCTCGTCTTCCAGAGGATGGTTACGGGGGAAATATAACTGATTGGCCTGCACGGTTGCATACACCACCTGGTAGGCTTCAGACAATTCAATACGATGCATACATTTCGAGAAATGAGCTCTTTAAGGCAGAATCTAAATACTGGAATGAGATAATAGACAGCTATGTTCGTGCATTTCATTGGAAGTCATTTAGACTAAGAAATGTGATGGATATGAAAGCTGGATTTGGAGG ATTTGCTGCAGCATTGGTCGATCTTAAACTTGATTGTTGGGTGTTAAATGTTGTTCCGGTTAGCGGGTCCAACACCTTGCCTGTTATTTATGATCGTGGGCTCATCGGGGTTATGCATGATTG GTGCGAACCATTTGATACATATCCAAGAACCTACGATTTATTGCATGCAGCTGGTTTGTTCTCAGTTGAAAGGAAAAG GTGCAATATGTCAACCATAATGCTTGAAATGGACAGAATACTGAGACCGGGTGGACGAGTGTATATTCGAGACTCTGTTGCAGTCATGGATGAGCTTCAAGATATTGGGAAGGCCATGGGTTGGCATGTGAATGTGCGGGATACATCAGAAGGTCCTCATGCAAGTTATAAGATCATGATGGCAGATAAGCTCCTCCTAAAAGCAtaa